From Segatella copri, the proteins below share one genomic window:
- a CDS encoding immunoglobulin-like domain-containing protein: protein MRLKPKLLNAIILGLTMFLSMQTTCAACNPSMAIQQKKVATVGKKRVAISKKRVVKSKKRTYRKASARKYSHRELNAIMRILERKFLSEDKTPALRNVVGFGMGSNSIDVALRWNTKEKQLEFRRQIYNSPAIRFEGKLDPIIDNREGVSTYQGISLKAEKPSYPLGTTEIRFTITNHSGEEFVYGDAYSITAQGADGNWFVVPTDCLFTAIGHVLNDGQSGTITAHLFPDILPNKPGVYRFFYEDNIDGNKVLLMATFELRETKSENCRFYGVTL from the coding sequence ATGAGACTGAAGCCAAAACTCCTCAATGCAATAATATTAGGATTGACAATGTTCCTTTCAATGCAAACCACTTGTGCTGCTTGCAACCCATCAATGGCCATTCAGCAAAAGAAAGTGGCAACTGTTGGCAAAAAGAGGGTTGCCATTAGCAAAAAGAGAGTTGTCAAGAGCAAGAAGAGAACCTATCGCAAGGCTTCGGCGCGTAAATATTCGCATAGGGAACTGAACGCCATTATGCGGATACTTGAGCGGAAGTTCCTGTCGGAAGACAAGACCCCGGCCTTGCGAAATGTTGTTGGATTTGGAATGGGATCCAACTCCATTGATGTTGCGCTCCGTTGGAACACGAAGGAGAAGCAGCTGGAGTTTCGTAGGCAGATTTACAACTCGCCCGCCATCAGGTTTGAGGGCAAGTTGGACCCTATCATCGACAACAGGGAAGGCGTGAGCACCTACCAAGGCATCTCCCTCAAGGCGGAGAAGCCTTCCTATCCATTGGGCACCACGGAAATCAGATTCACGATTACCAACCATAGTGGCGAGGAATTTGTGTATGGCGATGCCTATAGCATCACAGCCCAAGGAGCGGATGGCAATTGGTTTGTTGTGCCCACCGATTGCTTGTTCACGGCCATCGGTCATGTTTTAAACGATGGTCAAAGCGGCACCATTACTGCCCATCTTTTTCCCGATATTCTTCCCAACAAACCAGGCGTCTATCGCTTCTTCTACGAAGATAACATAGATGGCAATAAGGTGCTGCTTATGGCAACCTTTGAGTTGAGAGAAACAAAATCGGAGAATTGCCGTTTTTATGGTGTAACTTTGTGA
- a CDS encoding helix-turn-helix domain-containing protein, which translates to MKLNRIRAVLEDKGISQTWLAKKLGRSFSTVNAYVCNRSQPNLTTLLEIAQLLSVDMKELITNEKERNV; encoded by the coding sequence ATGAAGTTAAATCGCATAAGAGCAGTCTTAGAGGACAAAGGGATAAGCCAAACATGGCTTGCAAAGAAGTTGGGAAGAAGTTTCAGTACGGTCAATGCTTACGTATGCAACCGCTCTCAACCTAACCTTACCACACTTCTTGAAATTGCACAATTACTGTCTGTGGATATGAAAGAACTTATTACGAATGAAAAAGAACGTAATGTTTAA
- a CDS encoding site-specific integrase, which produces MVNTCTRVSLRQRAIKNDRISLYLDFYPPVRNPETMQMSRREYLGIYIYAHPKNEMEREFNTDMLNKAEAIRCIRTQSLINEEFGFLDKTRQKADFLAYFEKMTHKKDDKWTCVYKHFFKFVQGHCTFGDVTVELCKKFREYLLNANQLNRTKQKVSLNSAAGYYSTFRGLLKIAYRDKWLRENINDYLDKIEPQDVKKEFLTLDEVKQLAATPCDIPVLKSASLFACLTGLRISDILKLRWEDFEIAPDQGYCLRIRTQKTQTEATLPISNEAYELCGEPSTGIVFKGLKRSMINHPLKAWLKKAGITKPFSFHCLSHSKFFYLLNISELSILKNVTANDLETSYILFLSQLCNIQRTL; this is translated from the coding sequence ATGGTAAATACATGTACAAGAGTTTCTCTTCGCCAAAGAGCGATTAAAAACGACCGTATTTCTCTTTATTTGGATTTCTATCCACCAGTACGCAACCCTGAGACTATGCAAATGAGTCGCAGGGAATATTTAGGTATCTATATCTATGCTCATCCAAAGAATGAGATGGAACGTGAGTTTAATACAGATATGCTCAACAAAGCAGAGGCCATCCGTTGTATCAGAACCCAATCACTCATCAACGAAGAATTTGGTTTTTTGGACAAAACACGACAGAAAGCTGATTTTTTGGCATACTTTGAGAAGATGACACATAAGAAAGATGACAAGTGGACATGTGTCTACAAGCATTTCTTCAAATTTGTTCAAGGTCATTGTACATTTGGGGATGTGACAGTGGAACTTTGCAAAAAGTTCAGAGAGTATCTTCTGAATGCAAATCAGTTGAATCGAACAAAACAAAAGGTATCTCTCAACTCTGCAGCAGGTTACTACTCTACTTTCCGTGGTCTCTTAAAAATCGCCTATCGTGACAAGTGGCTTCGTGAGAACATCAATGACTATCTGGACAAGATTGAGCCACAAGATGTAAAGAAGGAGTTTCTTACCCTCGATGAAGTAAAGCAGTTGGCAGCTACACCTTGCGATATACCTGTACTGAAGTCTGCCTCCCTCTTTGCTTGCCTCACTGGATTGCGAATCAGCGACATCTTAAAATTGCGTTGGGAAGACTTCGAGATAGCTCCCGACCAAGGCTATTGCTTGCGTATTCGTACCCAGAAAACTCAGACCGAGGCAACCTTGCCTATCAGCAACGAGGCATACGAACTATGTGGTGAACCAAGCACGGGTATCGTGTTCAAGGGATTGAAGCGCAGCATGATTAACCATCCCCTTAAAGCATGGTTGAAGAAGGCAGGAATCACCAAGCCATTTTCATTCCATTGCTTGAGTCACAGTAAATTCTTTTATTTATTGAATATCAGCGAGTTGAGTATTTTAAAGAATGTGACTGCTAACGATTTAGAAACGAGCTATATTCTTTTTCTTTCACAACTTTGCAATATACAAAGAACGCTTTGA
- a CDS encoding helix-turn-helix domain-containing protein, which yields MTASKERILKICEYCGKSFYASKSTTRYCSKQCNSYAYKAARREEKVKMAETMSHRKASEKSMSEILMKEYLTIQEVAILLGLSRQTIYNMVYSGKLRASKITSRLSLIRKRDIDYLVDSLPYTTKKSASKEAVHANRELPVPEYYSAKEIAEVHNTYETAIYEIVKKVKISRISIQGRVYWNKKEVDDYFAHLSPDPTISEWMTVMDIQQKYCMTKTAVYSFVSHNAIPRKMEGNNVLYSKRHVQLAKGESVEDQLYYTIPEAMKLYGLSQDQIYKRIKKFAIEKVKIGKYIKISKRDLEKAIGKPKVI from the coding sequence ATGACAGCAAGCAAAGAAAGAATTCTAAAAATTTGCGAGTATTGTGGTAAGAGCTTCTATGCATCAAAATCCACAACTCGTTATTGCTCCAAGCAATGCAACAGTTATGCCTATAAGGCAGCAAGGCGTGAGGAGAAAGTAAAGATGGCTGAGACAATGAGCCACCGAAAAGCTTCCGAGAAATCCATGTCTGAAATCCTCATGAAAGAATACCTCACTATTCAAGAGGTCGCTATACTTTTGGGACTAAGCAGACAGACCATATATAATATGGTGTATAGTGGTAAGTTGCGAGCATCCAAGATTACTTCTCGTTTATCTTTAATCAGAAAGCGAGATATAGATTATCTTGTTGATAGTTTGCCATACACCACAAAAAAAAGTGCTTCAAAAGAAGCTGTTCATGCAAACCGAGAGCTACCTGTTCCAGAATATTACTCTGCCAAGGAAATTGCAGAAGTCCACAACACTTACGAGACCGCCATCTATGAGATAGTCAAGAAAGTCAAGATTTCAAGAATATCCATACAAGGAAGAGTATATTGGAACAAGAAAGAGGTGGATGATTATTTTGCACACCTGTCTCCAGATCCAACCATCAGTGAATGGATGACTGTTATGGACATTCAACAGAAATATTGTATGACGAAAACGGCCGTATATAGTTTCGTTAGTCACAATGCTATTCCAAGAAAAATGGAAGGTAACAATGTTCTGTATTCCAAGCGTCATGTACAATTGGCAAAAGGTGAATCCGTAGAAGACCAACTTTATTATACAATACCGGAGGCCATGAAGTTGTATGGTTTAAGTCAGGACCAGATCTATAAGCGTATCAAGAAATTCGCTATTGAAAAGGTGAAGATTGGCAAGTATATCAAGATTTCCAAGCGAGATTTAGAGAAAGCTATCGGCAAGCCTAAGGTTATTTAG